In Candidatus Wallbacteria bacterium, a single genomic region encodes these proteins:
- a CDS encoding GH3 auxin-responsive promoter family protein, whose translation MEWSAVKNRIFTAFSRKIEGDTFRLQENALLSRIDDSRDTKIYKKFSLGSIRSVSDYWKRVQIQHYEDIREMWEQEAAGRSGAAIREKAGHFGISTGTTGKPKLIPVPGSILKDFRKKELYLLSLFIKKYPNSKVLDKKILAISGCSSLGLTTGGIPYGPISGILAEAAPHLMKRRIIPCPATINIQDWNEKTRTIAREIKGKAIGSIFGIPASILDFLEKARHSYFTRSEFASFARNLEVIYCTGVNYRTYDDKIYAALGKKVSIIEYYAATEGIFGHQSPDNPESMLFFTDHNFYEFIPFDDYQNKNYRQRKLITELSEGVEYVPAVTTGNGAFSYVLGDVIQCLDPKIPLFQIMGRTVLTLNLTGEKTSIHVIEKTVENLSVELKSQPGEFLVLGKTGPKPRYLWVFEKNEAWEKHDPEWISARLDKYLQENSSLYRLLYKNFDPAEVRFVDKEKFQSWLEKRKSDFGHSKMPRIIRDPALVEEIIGYPPPDLKEA comes from the coding sequence AGCATCAGGAGCGTCTCAGATTACTGGAAAAGGGTCCAGATCCAGCATTATGAAGACATCCGGGAAATGTGGGAACAGGAAGCTGCAGGCAGGTCCGGCGCGGCGATCAGAGAGAAAGCAGGGCATTTCGGGATATCCACAGGAACTACAGGCAAGCCCAAGCTGATTCCTGTGCCAGGATCGATCCTGAAGGATTTCCGAAAAAAAGAGCTTTATCTTCTTTCCCTTTTCATAAAAAAATACCCGAATTCAAAAGTCCTGGACAAAAAAATCCTGGCAATTTCAGGCTGCAGTTCCCTGGGACTGACGACCGGGGGAATACCTTACGGCCCGATCTCAGGAATTCTGGCTGAAGCAGCCCCTCACCTGATGAAACGCCGGATAATCCCCTGCCCTGCTACCATCAACATCCAGGACTGGAACGAGAAAACAAGAACCATTGCCAGGGAAATCAAAGGCAAAGCCATTGGCTCAATATTCGGGATTCCCGCATCGATTCTGGACTTCCTGGAAAAAGCCAGGCATTCCTATTTCACGAGGTCTGAATTTGCGAGCTTTGCCAGAAATCTGGAAGTGATCTATTGTACAGGCGTCAATTATCGTACTTACGACGACAAGATTTATGCAGCTCTGGGGAAGAAAGTCAGCATCATAGAGTATTATGCTGCCACAGAAGGAATATTCGGGCATCAATCCCCGGATAATCCTGAATCCATGCTTTTTTTCACAGACCATAATTTCTATGAATTCATCCCATTTGATGATTACCAGAACAAGAATTACCGCCAGAGGAAACTGATCACCGAACTGTCCGAAGGAGTGGAATATGTTCCTGCTGTGACCACCGGTAACGGGGCTTTCAGCTATGTACTGGGTGACGTGATCCAGTGTCTTGATCCGAAAATTCCGCTGTTCCAGATCATGGGCCGCACAGTCCTGACATTGAATCTCACAGGAGAGAAGACTTCGATTCACGTAATTGAAAAAACAGTGGAAAACTTATCTGTTGAGCTGAAATCACAGCCAGGGGAATTTTTAGTGCTGGGAAAAACAGGTCCCAAACCCAGGTACCTTTGGGTATTTGAGAAGAACGAAGCCTGGGAGAAGCATGATCCGGAATGGATCTCAGCCAGACTGGACAAATACCTTCAGGAAAACAGCAGCCTGTACCGCCTGCTGTATAAAAACTTCGACCCTGCTGAGGTCAGATTCGTGGACAAAGAAAAATTCCAGTCCTGGCTGGAGAAGAGAAAATCCGATTTTGGCCACAGTAAAATGCCCAGAATCATCCGCGACCCTGCTCTGGTAGAGGAGATCATCGGCTACCCGCCGCCCGATTTAAAGGAGGCCTGA